The Hevea brasiliensis isolate MT/VB/25A 57/8 chromosome 9, ASM3005281v1, whole genome shotgun sequence nucleotide sequence AAACTCTCTACCCTATAAATGGAAGTAATGGAAAtgcatttattaatatataaataaaagctaaatcaatgaaattattataattaaataattcataGTGGTAATTAAGCACCTCCATTTGGCTTGAGAATCTGTAATAAGCAGCCACGGCAGCCATTGAAGTGATACCAACGCTTGACATAATTGCAACAGCAAGATAAGTACATCTCTCCGATTTCTTTTTTGCTCGTTTCTCTTCTACAGAAATCGAGGGAGGTTTCTTCACATCAACAAAGGTTTCTACGTTCTTGTCTTTTTCATCCTCCTCTGCTTTATATTCTGACGAAGCTCTGTTTTTTCCTCAAAACAAAACGCTTTTTTTGGATGATACTTGGTATTGATATGGAGTTACTGGACTTTGGAGTGGAGAGATTATTAGGTGCACCCGACGTATAAGTATCCTCTCTCTCTATAAACATGGGTTTCACCCTTTTATAAGTAaaggaaaaattattttattaaaggaATATAATTTTTTAGTACTTTCAGTGTATTCAATAATTAGCCTTTGGAGCAAAGAGAAAACTTTGGCGGAAATGGTTCTTTAGAGAACTTGAAGCAGCAGATACCGTAATTGTCACAACCCTTAATATAAACAAAGCCTCTTAAGAAAGGTAATTTTACCTAGGTGAAgtcataatttattattattattttttatataatggaTTCAATTTAGCTAAAAATTGAAATCAGATTAGAATTAAACTATTTTCTATTTCCTTTTAATTTGAGTGAAATCTATTGATTTAATTCCATTGAGGATGAAATAAacttttttttgtaaaaaaaaaaatttgaacgcTTGAATTTATGAAAACCAAACGAATCGAAAACTAAAtcaaatatatttttggatcaaaATCGAGAAGAACAATGCGGTTTGGATTTAGTTCCCCACTTCCAGGAAGCAAAACCACAACCAGACGGATGACCACTCATAACTTTGCCTCTTTGTCAACAAAATTTTAATAGGGTGATTTTGCATATAGATTATGAAATAGAGATATCAAatgtataattaataatttttagtgGCCATCATTTTCAATGCGGTGAGATTTCCAGTATAAAtcgtaattaaaattaaataaaaagatgACATATGGTGTAATTTTgagaatatttttaatataactaAAAACAATGAAATAATtctcaatatatatataatcttatcATTTGACTCTTATGTGggatttattattattagatcAATATGGGTGTTTTACAAATATGTCTCTGAAATTTgtgaaaattcacaagttcattcCTATCGTTTAGTGGTATACACTTTCTTAAGGTTGCATGCATGGAAGAGACAATGCAAAGACCTTCCAAATGAATtagggacataattaaagacccgTTAGTTAATAGAACGAACTCAAGGGATTTTCGACCACAACACGTGCAAGCAAAGTTTGTTGTTAGAACATGTGGCCATCAAGCAACAAACGTGTAAACTTTCTTATTTAGGCTTTGATTAAAAACACTTTCTTGTTTAGGCGAGCCCAAATCGACAAGAACTCGATGCAGTACAACTAATTACTATTTTCTGCGGTACTATGCCGGCAATTGGCGTCAGAAGTCACAAGATATGTTGTGGCACAGCAGCAGAGCCGCTAAGCTATATTACAAGGTAAGGTAAGATATTTCGGTTTCAATGGAATCCTCAGCTTAATGGGTGGTGATGCATTTAAGGTCAAAAATAACCCAGTTCATCTATTATGGGCTTGTGTGCTCAATATTGAATGACTTAATAGTGATCGAGTTCAGCATTACGAGCCAATCATCTCTAGCCAATCACCTAAGAGGAAAAAATGGATCACATGGCCTTGAGAGGAATATATGCCCTcggtatatttaataatttttttattatatattataaatttataaattttaataatttttgtgtATGAtaagtttatttttaattaatttattttattatgtaattaattcatatggtcattaatttataattttttaattaatagaatgaATCATTCTTATTTTTTTAGATAAAAGCAAAATATTAAAACAGACACACAACCACATATATTTTCTGTTCTAATTTTAGTATTAAGAGATCAACTAAACATGATTTTGATTTTCTATTCTCTATAGTTTTTAATTTTAAACAATGGCACCAAACAAATCctcattattttttattcaaattcaatttttgatcgAAAGACGCTAATTCTTCTCCCTTAAGAAAATTCCttcgctttttcttttcttttttaaattttttattttttaaaaaaattatttatgagtattttcatAGATGattatctcttttcttttttatattttttatttaatttttattttttatatttattaaaaattaactagATCCATAttgttttataataaattttgagTATATGTATTCAGAtagatttttattaatatatcttGAGttatatgttttcttttaataagAATTATTTTATCTCGTTTCCATTTTATGAAGAATTTGGATGTATTATTTTATTATCCAAATAGAAATGCAATAAGAGGTGTACATTTTTCCTTCAACTGGAAGGTCAAAATTTGAAGGACTGTtgaatcaaatagtaactatacATAACAACTGAATAAAGCGTGCTTCTCGTTAATTGATCAAGTTAAATACTCTAATAATATTATCAGActctttaaattaatataataataattattctttatataaataatttatattgaatctataatttatattgaattttattatgtaaaaatataataaCACAATAACTTTTACTTCaaatttatattctatttttaattaataacatATATATGAAAccacaattttcaatattttacttTCTGTGCCTTGAAGAGATTTAAATAATTCTACCGCAAtactttttttttcataatttttttaaaaaaattttaatatgaataatctgttaataatataatatacttTCATGCAATGCCACCTTAGCTTGTCACAACAAAAAATCCAAACCTAGTGGTCGGACCATGCTACTTGGTAAACTATCCCTCAAAACAACGTATGAATGCTTTGTCTTCTCCATTTAGGTGGAGGGACTCACCTAAAATCCActttaattagttggcaaatatCAATCAGAAAAATATAATAATGCCTCATTAGACCAACatggtttgattttttttttctttattataaatattttgaatatGAACCACAGTCAAGGCTAAATACCTGCTTATGATTTTTTCAGGTTGGTTTGTGAACCTTTAAAAGTGATAATAGATTTAATGAGTTTTAGATTAATAGTGTTGAGTTACTTTCAAGATTATAAAGTTTTGAGTTATAATTTAACTAaagttaattaaataaaaaggGGTAAATTACTTATAATTTAGTTATTAAAATATggttaaatttgtaatttagtctCTGTAGCTTTAAAATCAAGCAATTTagtttttaacattttaataaagttataaattagtCTATACTATTTAAATTACCATTAATTCTTCcattaaatttagtaaaaaatgatCAAAATATATTATACTCTATTTTTAATCTGAAAATAATTTAGTCCTtgatgttttattttattaacaatttatgtctatttttttatatataataatataatataatatataaaaatattataaattaatatatatatatacatattattaaaataataataacaaatagaattttacaaaattataaggacttatttgtaaatagttataatatttaatgataatttacaaaatatatgaatattttataattaaccaaaatttttCAGGATCTTAAGATAATTAATCGATATTTTTAACcttataaatgaaatttaaaattttttaatttaatagtatccacattttaaaaatatagaaattaattattaataaaataaaatttcagagaataaattattaataaaataaaatattaaaaattaagttatttttaaattaaaaatagagtTAAAAGTATTTTGATATTCTTTTTAATTAatagtaatttaattaaaattataacggtaacgattaaattataaatttattaaaatattaaaattaaattaattaattttataattacaaAGATTAAATTATAAGTTTGACCATAACCCTTATACTGAATtataggtaaaaaaaaaaaaaaagttcatatTTGAAGGGAATCAGCTGGGTGAAATGAAAAATAATGCAAGTGAAGTACAGAAGAAGGTGAGTACGTATGAGTATGCAGTATAGCTGGCCACTGCTGAGCTTTCCAATCACACAAAAATCTTTATAGGGCCATAGATATCATAATAATGTTTGTTCCACCACCTGCTACGACTGCCTGCTGCAAAAAGTCTTCAAAACATATAGGATAGCGCCACTCACAAGCTGACTGCTACACCTTACATTACATATATATGTTTATGTGGGTACCTTTTGTTCCTTCTCTtccatcttaatcatttttatttcaattaaactAACCcacttaattatattaaatttgatcttattctttattttgtatgtacctgccATTTCTTTACAAAGCCAACGATGAGTGATGCAGGTGACATGGCCGAATCAATAATTTGTTTCAAAAGGATTCCTCCTTGGCCTACAGGCTTCCTTCCAACCGCACAAGCCCCATCTGAATTTAAGCTTGTTTAGTTCTTTCTACTTAACTTTTTTTTAGGAGTACATGTCATTATGGGTCCAATTAATTAATTGTAATACACTTGGCCTCCCAATCTATTATTTTCCCTTTAATTTCCCTGTTAAAATCACCCATTTTCTTGATTTAACTCTGCTAATTAAGCATCCCTTTTAACTATCctaaccatatatatatatatgtataccttctttttttttttttttaaattatattgatTGATGACACTTAAAGCATAGGTCACAGTAACACCCACAAGAAATATGTTTCTTGTACTTTTCATAGTGAGGTTTCATCACCTTTTTGTGCGATTATTTCAATTTGCCTGATTTGATTGTCATAAGTATGCATGATCGTTAATCAAGTTATGGCTAGCTAGCTAAGATGGCAAAGCAGTACTTGCTGCCAAATGGGCCCGATACCATGTATGaaagcattaaaaaaaaaaaaaaattccatgtGCTATGTGATGTTACTTAAAGTAGGGTTAACCAGTTCATTAATTGTCATCAAGATCAAATCAAACACCGCTAATCTAAAACTTATGGTTGACAATTGCTCTAATAGCAGATTAAGCCCACAGGAATTTGACAATTGACCAACTTGATTATTCTCTCTACTTTGCTAAGAAATAGTTACAAAGTCATTATTGTTACATATAGGTTTGTGAATATTAGTTTTTACTACTCTATGATGATGGCTGAATATATACAAATTGTTATAGCAAAGTTGATAAGATCTTTTAACGATGCTAGTAAATAAGCATTGTGTGCATTAACTAAACATATATTTTGACTTCACTAGTTGCAGAAAATGATCCATGTTATGGTTCTTGGTCTAATGTGGCAAGTATAGctactatatatatatagtcttttttatagaaaaattttgattttttagagggaatgaattcatatttaaaaaataacttttaatgTAATTATAAGAAAAACTGAATAAGATCTAGCTTACAGTAGCTACACCTACCCACGAAAACTAAGCCTTTTGGTTAGCTAGTTCTTGGGAAATTAATGTTGTGGAAGATCCGCACCACTATAAGCTTTGGTTTAGTGCATGACTAAGTAGTGGTTAACCACCGAAATTCTGAATATGCACATACATCATCATAAGATACATGTATATATAATAACATACATACTGATGCCCCTTTGTGAAAAGCTAAAGCTCACCATCCTTATTGTAGTTAGGTCTCGATgtgtaataatgaaaattgatgaCCAAGTCATGCATCATGATCATGAGTTCTATATATTCACATAAATAACTCAGACTGAGTACTATATACTAGGGTTAATCATCTTGCTCTCTTTCCTTTATTTGTAGTTTACACCATTGACAGATCTTGATTTTCTGCTAGGCAGCCATGAGTAGAGGTGGAAGCTTCGGCGGAGGGCAGAGTTCCTTAGGGTACCTTTTTGGGTCTGATGAGCAACCAAATGCACCCCCGCCGTCCCTGATTGTCAACCTACCCCCATACGGTGTTGATACTATCTCGGCGGAGAAGCCTCGACAAAATCCTTCTTTTGAGAAGCAAAAGGAGGTCTCAAACAACTATCACCGAGCTCAAGGACAGAATTCTGGCAACTTCATTACTGTGAGTTAAGCTAGCTAGGCCATATAATTACAAGTATGTGTGCATCTATGTATAATTGTTAACCTAGCTAGCGCATGATTTTATTCAGGATCGTCCGTCTACAAAAGTCAAGTCGGTGCCTGGAGGAGATTCATCTCTTGGATACCTCTTTGGAGATAAGTAATGTTTCTTAATTTCTCCATATAAAATAAGGGATTTTGAGGCTAACTAGTAAAAATAAGGGATTATCAGCTCATCCCATCATTGTTGATGAATTTGTAAGCGTAGAATATGGGTCTGTCGTAAATTGTAGTTATGCAAATTAGACAGATTATATTATGTGTGGTTTGTATATGATAAGAGAAGTTGGCTGTTTCTGTTCTTTCCTTTTGAACCCAAGAATCTTGTTTCAAATGAGCCAAAAATAAGGCATCTTTTGTCAGTAACGGGCTTAGCTACTAATTTAggcattttctttattttcttttgtaaaaaaaaaaaaaaatcatacaaCAAAAACTCCATATAATGGGGAATTGGGAAGGGCAAAACCAATCATCAGCAGGGCATGACCTTGCTACCTAGTGCAGCTCTAGCTAAGCAATCTGCAGATGTTTCTGGGGATTCTCAAATAGTTTTCATTTCGAAGATTATTTTCTTGGCCAAATTTAGGGAAAAAGAAAGTGAGAACCTTTCCCTTTTGTTTTCTGAAAAGGTCCAAACGAAACCATTTTTCTGAAAAGATATTGTCATAGCTTCCTCATAGAAATTTGCTTTTTCAGTGATTCTTCACTTTTCAGTGGATCTgtatgatgatgatgatgcattAGCTCATGAAATTTGCTAATTTCATGCCTACTTTCTATAAGaaaattttctcaaatacaatacCACTAAAACAATACTATTCTAATTATGAGTGTTGTTTTTGTTCACGCCATTCTATAAAGTTCCATAAGAATATTTAGATTGTGCCTGTGGAAAAAATGTTCTCTCTTAAAAATTTTTTCATATATATT carries:
- the LOC110658466 gene encoding protein SPIRAL1-like 5; amino-acid sequence: MSRGGSFGGGQSSLGYLFGSDEQPNAPPPSLIVNLPPYGVDTISAEKPRQNPSFEKQKEVSNNYHRAQGQNSGNFITDRPSTKVKSVPGGDSSLGYLFGDK